Proteins encoded in a region of the Bacteroidota bacterium genome:
- a CDS encoding NADH-quinone oxidoreductase subunit M — MNLNLLIILPLLTCLAILLAGSKNAIRVFALTGAVVQLLVCCLLLIRFNELSAGVINGQMLFESSVPWFASLNINYHIGVDGISIAMIMLTAVVVLAGILVSWKVEKMTKEFFFLLTLLSAGAYGFFISLDLFCMFFFLEVAVIPKYLLIGIWGSGKKEYSANKLALMLMGGSALVLVGLLGTYLNATSEATGFNLMSLRTQIIPVQTQLIFFPFLFIGFGIFTAIFPFHTWVPDGHSSAPTAASMFLAGISMKLGGYGCLRVAAYLMPEAAHYYSAYIVGLAAIAIIYGAFATMMQKDLKYMNAYSSVSHCGFVLLGIGMLTPSAINGAVLQMVSHGLMTALFFAAIGMIYERTHTRMINELGGLLKVMPFISTVFILAGLCSLGLPGLSGFVAEMTVFVGSWERVEMFYRVSTIVACMSIVVTAVYILRASGMSLMGIIRNKEFESLTDANWNEKAASVLLLAGILVIGLSPFLLNDLIAPGTEEIMKNVNRVFTLN, encoded by the coding sequence ATGAATCTGAATTTATTGATCATACTTCCACTGTTAACTTGTCTGGCAATATTATTGGCCGGAAGCAAAAATGCCATCCGCGTCTTTGCCTTGACAGGAGCTGTAGTACAATTGTTAGTTTGTTGTCTGTTACTTATTCGCTTCAACGAATTAAGTGCGGGAGTTATCAATGGTCAGATGCTCTTCGAATCAAGTGTTCCATGGTTCGCTTCGCTGAATATAAATTATCATATTGGAGTTGATGGTATTTCAATAGCCATGATAATGCTTACAGCAGTAGTTGTGCTGGCCGGAATACTCGTCTCCTGGAAAGTTGAAAAAATGACCAAAGAGTTTTTCTTTCTGCTTACTCTTTTAAGCGCAGGCGCATATGGCTTCTTTATCTCACTGGATTTATTCTGTATGTTCTTCTTTCTTGAAGTTGCTGTAATCCCAAAATATTTACTGATCGGAATCTGGGGAAGTGGTAAAAAAGAATACAGCGCAAACAAACTTGCGCTTATGTTAATGGGCGGTTCTGCATTAGTGTTAGTCGGTTTATTGGGTACATATTTAAATGCAACTTCAGAAGCGACAGGATTCAATCTGATGTCGCTCCGTACACAGATCATTCCGGTGCAGACACAACTTATCTTTTTCCCTTTCTTATTTATCGGCTTTGGAATTTTTACAGCAATTTTTCCTTTTCATACATGGGTACCTGACGGTCACTCATCTGCACCCACGGCTGCATCAATGTTCCTTGCCGGAATCTCTATGAAACTAGGCGGATATGGATGTTTAAGGGTTGCAGCATATTTAATGCCTGAAGCAGCGCATTATTATTCAGCATATATAGTAGGATTAGCGGCAATTGCAATTATCTATGGAGCATTTGCAACCATGATGCAAAAGGATCTGAAATACATGAACGCATATTCTTCTGTAAGTCATTGCGGGTTTGTTTTGTTAGGTATTGGAATGCTGACACCTTCAGCAATAAATGGGGCAGTACTACAAATGGTGTCGCATGGATTAATGACGGCCCTTTTCTTCGCTGCTATCGGAATGATCTATGAGCGAACTCACACCAGAATGATAAACGAACTTGGTGGCTTGTTGAAAGTAATGCCATTTATCAGTACAGTTTTTATTCTTGCCGGTTTATGTTCGCTTGGGTTGCCGGGATTAAGTGGATTTGTCGCGGAGATGACAGTGTTTGTCGGATCATGGGAAAGAGTAGAGATGTTTTACAGGGTTTCTACAATTGTTGCATGTATGTCAATTGTAGTTACTGCTGTGTATATTCTGCGTGCTTCAGGAATGTCATTAATGGGAATAATCAGGAATAAAGAATTTGAAAGTCTTACTGACGCTAATTGGAATGAAAAAGCTGCATCAGTGCTGCTTTTAGCAGGAATACTGGTCATCGGATTAAGTCCATTCTTGTTGAATGACCTGATTGCTCCGGGAACAGAAGAGATAATGAAAAATGTAAACAGAGTATTCACATTAAACTAA
- the nuoK gene encoding NADH-quinone oxidoreductase subunit NuoK, whose amino-acid sequence MTSIPIIHFLIVSTALFFIGVYGFFTRRNMITMLMSIELILNSVNINFVVFNKYLHPESNDGLFFSLFIIAIAAAEAAVAIAIIINLYRTHSTIDVEDANEMKL is encoded by the coding sequence ATGACTAGTATTCCAATCATACACTTTCTGATCGTCAGCACTGCTTTGTTCTTCATCGGTGTTTATGGTTTCTTCACAAGGAGAAATATGATTACGATGCTCATGTCTATTGAACTGATATTAAATAGTGTGAATATCAATTTTGTGGTGTTCAATAAATATCTGCACCCTGAAAGTAATGACGGATTGTTCTTCAGCCTGTTCATTATTGCCATAGCTGCTGCTGAAGCGGCTGTTGCCATTGCGATAATTATAAATCTATACCGGACTCATTCAACTATTGATGTTGAAGATGCCAATGAAATGAAGTTGTGA
- the nuoL gene encoding NADH-quinone oxidoreductase subunit L, with translation MSPLLLILFLPFLSFVISGLWGRKYLKNMAGMLSTTTVLAAFMISCSVAYKYFIVEGKVNGKYLAQYPIDFKWLEFTPDLSIHLGILVDPISVMMLLVVTFISLMVHIYSLGYMKGEERYATYYSFLSLFTFSMLGLVVATNIFQTYIFWELVGVSSFLLIGFYYNKPSAVAASKKAFIVTRFADLGFLAGILILSYYSGSLEFKDIISRYTESTSPQLQAGISSSFLGVSALTWGLVLVFVGGAGKSAMFPLHVWLPDAMEGPTPVSALIHAATMVVAGVYLVARLFPVYAISCPAALHVVAVIGIFSSAFAALIACTQTDIKRVLAYSTMSQIGFMMFALGVSGYGGEAGLGYMASMFHLFTHAIFKALLFLCAGTVIHFVHSNEMKDMGGLKKSLPITHIAFLLACLAIAGIPPFAGFYSKEEILLAAYHHDKMIFWVAVVTAGLTSFYMFRLFFSIFYRGEERAHHHSHHGEGTSSMLGPQIVLAFGSVLAGFIPFSNLVTSDGVSLETHTNWSFSLLPIAMSSIGILFAIYFFMKDDDKAVVLAARFGSIYTSLKRKLYIDEIYNFVTKRIIFNLIAQPASWFDKHIVDGFINTIGKATQVFSFTTSGWQSGRIQSYSAWFLAGTLALLIIALYYLQLL, from the coding sequence ATGTCGCCATTATTACTAATATTATTTCTGCCATTTCTTTCTTTCGTGATCTCCGGATTATGGGGAAGAAAATACCTTAAGAACATGGCGGGAATGTTAAGCACCACAACAGTGCTTGCGGCATTTATGATCTCATGTTCTGTAGCTTACAAGTATTTCATAGTTGAAGGAAAGGTAAATGGAAAATATCTCGCACAGTATCCGATCGATTTCAAGTGGCTGGAATTTACTCCGGATCTGAGTATTCATCTTGGGATACTTGTCGATCCGATATCAGTAATGATGCTCCTTGTTGTAACCTTCATTTCTCTGATGGTTCATATTTATTCATTAGGATATATGAAAGGGGAGGAGCGGTATGCAACTTATTATTCCTTCTTGTCATTGTTTACTTTCTCCATGCTGGGGCTTGTTGTTGCTACAAATATTTTCCAGACATATATTTTCTGGGAATTAGTAGGTGTAAGCAGCTTTCTTCTGATTGGATTTTATTACAACAAACCTTCTGCTGTTGCGGCATCTAAAAAAGCATTCATAGTCACTCGTTTTGCTGATCTGGGTTTTTTAGCCGGGATACTTATTCTGTCTTATTATTCCGGATCTCTGGAATTTAAAGATATTATTTCAAGGTATACAGAAAGTACATCTCCGCAATTACAAGCTGGTATCAGTTCTTCTTTTTTAGGAGTGAGCGCGCTAACGTGGGGACTTGTTCTTGTATTTGTCGGTGGAGCTGGTAAATCGGCGATGTTCCCATTACATGTCTGGTTACCTGATGCAATGGAAGGCCCGACTCCTGTTTCTGCATTGATACATGCTGCAACAATGGTTGTTGCCGGAGTTTATTTAGTAGCCAGATTATTTCCGGTTTACGCTATCAGTTGTCCTGCAGCCTTACATGTTGTAGCAGTGATTGGTATATTTTCATCTGCATTTGCTGCATTGATAGCATGTACTCAGACTGATATTAAACGTGTACTTGCCTATTCAACAATGTCGCAGATCGGTTTCATGATGTTTGCACTTGGAGTTTCCGGATACGGTGGTGAGGCCGGACTTGGTTATATGGCATCAATGTTCCATTTATTTACCCATGCAATTTTTAAAGCATTGCTATTCTTATGTGCCGGAACAGTGATCCATTTTGTACATAGTAATGAAATGAAAGATATGGGTGGTTTGAAAAAATCCCTTCCAATTACTCACATTGCATTTTTACTTGCTTGTCTTGCAATCGCCGGTATTCCGCCTTTTGCAGGATTTTATAGTAAGGAAGAAATTCTACTCGCTGCATATCATCACGATAAAATGATCTTTTGGGTGGCAGTAGTAACAGCCGGGTTGACTTCATTCTATATGTTCCGTTTATTCTTTTCCATTTTTTACAGAGGGGAAGAAAGAGCACATCATCATAGTCATCATGGCGAAGGCACATCGTCAATGTTAGGTCCGCAGATCGTACTTGCATTCGGATCAGTGCTCGCGGGATTTATTCCATTCAGTAATTTAGTTACATCAGATGGTGTTTCTTTAGAGACACATACAAACTGGAGTTTTTCATTATTGCCAATTGCTATGTCATCAATTGGAATTTTGTTTGCAATTTACTTTTTCATGAAGGATGATGATAAAGCGGTTGTTCTTGCAGCAAGGTTTGGTTCAATTTATACTTCATTGAAGCGAAAATTATATATTGATGAAATCTATAATTTCGTAACAAAGCGGATTATATTCAATCTCATTGCTCAACCTGCAAGCTGGTTCGATAAGCACATAGTAGATGGATTTATAAATACAATTGGAAAAGCAACGCAAGTATTTTCCTTCACAACATCAGGATGGCAATCAGGCCGCATACAAAGTTATTCTGCCTGGTTTCTTGCCGGAACATTGGCATTATTGATAATTGCACTTTACTACTTACAATTACTATAG
- a CDS encoding NADH-quinone oxidoreductase subunit N yields the protein MDLILMMKNELMLVAIIVILLIMKVADNGKSNSMWIGVINVLLIVNCIVDWLPVREGELFGGVFKSYDLGNFGKNLLSTGVLLISLFSVDWLKRCEHIAEFYLLMLSTLLGMFFMISSGNLLIFYLALELSSIPLAALCNFGLAERKSGEAAMKMIMSSAFSSCIMLMGISFLYGASGTLSFDALTIVVQETPLYIMGFVLLFVGVAFKLSVVPFHLWTADVYEGSPIPVTAFLSVISKGAMIIVFTFLLYHVFGSLSHTWYLLLYILSIVTMITGNIFAIRQENLKRFLAFSSITQVGYILVGISGSSAEGVTSSVYFIVVYLFSNIAAFGVISQIAEKSGRETITSYKGLAKQNPFLAWTLAIALFSLAGIPPTAGFFGKIFLLKAGASKGDVFLITIAALNMIIALYYYLRVIRAMFMDESEESIPKMHSGLSLKFALVICLAGILFTGFFGPVYEYILSLSKGI from the coding sequence ATGGATTTGATTTTAATGATGAAGAATGAATTGATGCTGGTCGCAATCATCGTGATCCTTTTGATCATGAAAGTGGCAGATAATGGCAAGAGTAATTCCATGTGGATTGGTGTGATCAATGTTTTACTTATCGTCAATTGTATTGTCGATTGGTTACCGGTTAGAGAAGGTGAACTTTTTGGAGGCGTGTTTAAGTCGTATGATCTTGGAAACTTCGGTAAAAATTTATTGAGTACCGGCGTCTTATTGATTTCATTGTTTTCAGTCGATTGGTTAAAACGTTGTGAGCACATTGCTGAATTTTATTTGCTGATGTTGTCCACGTTACTCGGTATGTTCTTTATGATTTCATCAGGTAATTTGCTGATCTTCTATCTCGCTCTTGAATTGTCGTCTATTCCGCTTGCAGCTTTATGTAATTTCGGATTAGCAGAAAGAAAGTCAGGAGAAGCAGCGATGAAAATGATCATGTCGTCTGCTTTTTCAAGCTGTATCATGCTCATGGGTATTTCCTTTCTGTATGGGGCATCAGGGACTTTAAGTTTTGATGCATTGACAATTGTTGTACAGGAAACGCCATTATACATCATGGGATTTGTACTCTTGTTTGTAGGAGTCGCATTTAAATTATCTGTTGTGCCATTTCATTTATGGACTGCGGATGTTTATGAAGGTTCACCGATTCCTGTTACGGCTTTTCTTTCTGTCATCAGTAAAGGTGCAATGATCATAGTATTTACATTCTTGTTGTATCACGTATTTGGGTCTTTATCGCATACATGGTATCTGTTGTTGTATATACTCAGTATTGTGACGATGATAACAGGAAATATTTTTGCGATCAGACAAGAGAATCTGAAACGATTTCTTGCATTCTCTTCCATCACCCAAGTCGGCTATATACTTGTTGGTATTTCAGGGAGTTCAGCGGAAGGTGTTACTTCTTCGGTTTACTTTATTGTTGTCTATCTCTTTTCCAACATAGCTGCATTTGGAGTGATCTCTCAAATTGCCGAAAAGAGTGGGCGGGAGACGATCACTTCATATAAGGGACTGGCAAAACAAAATCCATTTTTAGCATGGACATTGGCAATTGCGTTGTTTTCTTTAGCCGGAATTCCGCCAACTGCCGGATTTTTCGGAAAAATATTTTTATTGAAAGCAGGCGCTTCAAAAGGTGATGTGTTTTTAATAACTATTGCTGCATTAAATATGATCATTGCCCTGTATTATTATTTACGTGTGATCCGAGCAATGTTCATGGATGAAAGTGAGGAGTCAATTCCAAAAATGCATTCCGGTTTATCTCTTAAATTTGCTTTAGTAATTTGTCTTGCCGGGATTTTATTTACAGGATTTTTCGGGCCGGTTTACGAATACATATTATCACTAAGTAAAGGAATTTAG